The nucleotide window CCTCAAACTTTTGTGCCAGCCAGTCAGCTGCTTTACCTGATGCCATTACGCTAAGTCCCGTTGCCATCATAAACCATCCATATTGCGGAATTAACGATCCAGCCCCATGAATATCAGTCAATACTTTACCCACAAACCCTAATATAGTGTAGCCCGTAAAGGCCATAAAAGAGAAGCCCAGAAAATGGTAGCGTACGGTTTTTTTTCGGATGATGTACCGAACCACATCACCAAATGACTGTTCGGTATCATATCGCTTATTCTTGGGAGATTCGGTAATTCCTCTGGGAAACTCTTTGATCACAACCCAAGCTACAACAGCTATTAATAGTCCGGGCGCTCCCACTGATATCAGCGAAGTGCGCCAGTCATAGGCCTGAGCAATACTCCCCCCCACTAAAAATGAAATTCCAATCCCCAGAAAAATTCCGGCCGCATAAATGGAAAAGACCGTCCCCCGCTGTTCGGGTTTAAAATAATCCGAAAGCAGGGAATAAACCGCTGGACTTAATGCCGACTGGCTGATCCCCACAAAAAAACGGGCAACAATCAAAAACGTAAGCGAGGTAGCAAATCCACTGACAATCGTCATCAGGCTCCACACCACCAATCCAGCAATAATCATGAGCTTACGGGAATAGATATCTGCCAATCGCCCCATTGGGATACCGCACAGCGCATAAATAAACGAAAAAGCTGTTCCGTAGAGAATGCCGACTTGGAAATTACTGAGCGATAGTGCATCCTGAATACTTGGCGCCAGCACAGCAATGATCTGGCGATCCACAAAGCTGGAAATGTAGATAAGTGTTAACAATCCCAGTACCAACCAGGCATAGGGAGAGGAAATGAGTTCTTTGGCTTTCTGTTTTGGTAGCGACATTCCTTAAGTTTTCCTTTATTTAGTGAAGCTAAAGGTAGGGTAATTTAATTGTTGATTTCCACCTTAAATAAGCTGGAATTACACTACCAGCAATCCCATAATACAGTATTCTAAACCGAGGACATCTATCACACATGGCCAAAACCAAGCAGTACGAAGATCTTCCCAAACTCCCCGAGAAAACTGACGAAGAAAAGGCACGAGCCCAAGAAATTTTAGATCAACTTTACAAACATTATCCCAACCCCCATTGCGCGCTTGATCACCGAAATCCATTTGAACTCTTGTGTGCTACTATCCTAAGTGCACAGTGCACCGATGTTCGGGTAAATAAGGTTACGCCGGATCTGTTCGAGGCTTACCCAACGCCCGAAGCCATGGCCGAGGCTCCCATCCAAGAGCTGGAGGAGTTGGTTCGTTCCACCGGATTTTATCGCAACAAAGCCAAAGCCCTCAAGCAATCTTCGCAAACTATTGTAGAAAAACATGATGGAGAGATTCCACAAAATATTGATGACCTGCTCGAATTTTATGGCGTTGCTCGCAAAACAGCTAATGTAGTACTGGGCAATGCATTTAATATCAATGTAGGTGTAGTCGTAGATACCCACGTGCGGCGTTTTTCCAACCGGTATGGACTTACTGAGCACGAAAAAAATACCGACAAAATTGAGCGCGATCTGATGGCACTATTTCCACGTGAGCACTGGACAAACTTATCGCACCTGATGATTCACCACGGACGTAATGCCTGTAAAGCTCGTATTTCTGAGCCGCCCGATCATCCGCTCTGTGAAAATTATGGAATCCATTGTGAATGCCAGGCGATGCGGAAAGAATAATAATCAAAATATCATGCTGAACTTTGCCGTGTTCCGACCTTTCGGGGTTGCAGCATCTCTTGAGATAACTAAAATGGCAGATCCTGAAATAAATTCAGGATGACACGGTATTCCAAAAACTACCTACTCATGAGTGAAGAAAAGCTATTTAGTTCTAAAATTGATCCTATCCCACCGCTACGTCGTGACTTGCAGATTATCCCTGTACAAGACAACGGAACCGCGCTCCTCTACTTTCATGATCAACGGGGATATACCACCCCTGATTTTGCGTTGAAGCGCGAAGCCCAACAACTTCTTTCACTGTTCGATGGTCAGAAAAGTATTAACGACTTAGAATCTCATTTGGGGAATGGGATAGGTAAAGATGATCTGCTTGATTTTATTCAACTATTGGACCAAAACCGGGTTTTGGATTCTGCCTATTTTGGAAACCATGCCGAAAAAGTCGAAGCAGATTATGAGTCAGCTGACATCCACAAATCCGTAACTGCCGGCGGTTCGTACCCGGCTGATGCCGAGGAGTTACAACATTACTTGGACGAGGCTTTTGCCAAACATGCTGAAAATATTAGCCCTGCGAGCTCTGCCAAGGCACTTTATGCACCACACATCGATCCGCGCGTAGCTTTAGATAGTTACGTAAAAGCGTTTGCGCCCATCCGGAACTTAAAACCCAAGCGTGTGATTATTCTGGCAACTTCGCACTATGCTGGACTTTATCCCGACCTTTATCAAAATGCCCCTTTCATTCTGGTTGATAAAGACTTTAAAATGCCATTGGGAACAATTCCCCGAGATCAAGAAGCCATTGAAGAACTCCCACGTTCCGCCTCTGACTTAGGAATCTCATTCCATGATCGTGCACATCGTATGGAGCACAGCATCGAACTGCACCTGCTCTTTTTAAGCTATCTCTGGAATCACAATTACGAAATTGTGCCTTTCGTGGTACGCGGGTTTGATGACCTGTATTACATGAAAGAGGGTCAGCTTGGAAAACAGCTGGACAACTTTTCTAACCTGCTTCAAAAACGTTTTGGAGATGATGAAGAAACCTTTTTTCTGATCAGCGGTGACCTTGCTCATTTTGGCAAAAAGTTTGGAGATGAATCACCAGCCCAAACGATGTTTGACGATGTAGAACATTTTGACAACAAGTTTTTAGACTACGGTTCTAACAATGACCGTGAATCCATGCTCACATTAATGAAAGAGGGCTATGATCCATACCGTATTTGTGGATTTCCGCCGCTTTATACCTTTTTGCAATCCATGCCAGACCTAAAGGGTGATATTTTAAGCTACGATCTTTGGGATGAGCGTGAACGAGACAGCGCTGTAACTTTCGGATCCATTCTTTATCAATAGAGCACAGCTTCTACGGATGCAGCTAATAAGCACCGATAGTAAAATCATCCCTTTTCGCTGTGAGAATCCGCCTAATCGGTGTCACCTGCGGTCTATTAATCCACTATTTCCATTTTTTCAGCAAAGTAAGACGTAAAGTCCCGCATATCTTCGGCCATACCTTCTTCTTCGGTAGAATTCTCTAAGGTATCAGCCATAGTTACCAATGTTTGATGAAAGAAAATTTTCATTTCTTCTTTCGTCATTTCTTTTGTCCACAGATCCAATCGCAGCGTATCCTGCTGTTCAGGATCCCACATCGATAACAACATTGCCTTGCAGTTGGCAATGCCTTCGCCTTCTTTATCAGTGGCATTCCAATCTATTTTTTCGGGGACGTTATTATCGTCGAGTTCTACAGTAATGCTAATTTCTTTCTTGTTATCAGCCATAAATCAACTACCTTTTTTAGATCCTGATTCCGAAAACTTTCGGGGCAGGGTAACACATTAATTTCATTTCCATTCTCAAATAAAAAAGCCTCATCCATCGCAAAATGAATGAGGCCAAAATTACAAACTGCTATCGAAAATTAATAGCGATAATGGTCAGGCTTATACGGTCCCTCTTTGGGAACGTCAATATATTCAGCCTGCTCATCAGAAAGCTCATCAAGCTCCACACCAATTTTCTTAAGGTGCAGACGTGCGACCTTTTCATCCAGATCTTTAGGAAGTACACTTACTTCCAGATTGAAATCTTCTGGACGATTCCAGAGTGCAATCTGTGCTAATGTCTGGTTGGTAAAACTGTTCGACATCACAAAAGAAGGATGTCCTGTAGCATTACCAAGATTCATCAGACGACCTTCCGAAAGGAGAATAATTTCCTTACCGTTTTCGTTGAGCTTAAATAAGTCAACTTGCGGCTTGATGTTGTCGCGCTCAGCATTCTCTTTCAACCAAGCTACATCAATCTCGTTATCAAAGTGACCGATATTTCCGACAATCGTCTTATCCTTCATATTCTTGAAGTGACGTTCGGTAATAATGTCTTTGTTACCCGTTGCCGTAACAACGATATCTGCTTCTTTAACAGCATCATCCATCTTCATGACTTCGTAACCTTCCATTGCAGCTTGAAGTGCACAGATAGGATCGATCTCGGTAACAATTACGCGGGCACCTGCGCCTCGAAGCGAAGCAGCAGAACCTTTTCCGACATCACCATAACCAGCAACAACAGCAACCTTTCCAGCAAGCATAATATCAGTCGCACGCTTAACCGCATCCACACAAGACTCGCGGCAACCGTACTTATTATCAAATTTCGATTTGGTTACCGAATCATTAACGTTAATTGCAGGAGCACCAAGAGTGCCATTTTTCGCCATTTTATACAGGCGATTTACACCAGTCGTAGTTTCCTCAGAAATTCCGTTAATGCCGTCAAGCAGCTCAGGATAATCTTCGTGAACCAACTTCGTAAGATCCCCACCATCATCGAGAATCATATTCAACGGTTCGCCATCTTCAAAGAAAAGTGTCTGCTCAATACACCACCAAAACTCTTCCTCATTCATTCCTTTCCAGGCATACACCGGAATATCCTGATCAGCAATAGCGGCTGCAGCATGATCTTGTGTTGAAAAGATGTTGCAAGAAGACCACTGTACCTCGGCCCCCAACTCAACAAGCGTTTCAATAAGTACTGCTGTTTGTACCGTCATATGCAGGCAACCCGCAATACGAGCCCCCTTCAACGGTTGTTCTTCCGCATACTCTTCGCGGAGCGCCATCAAGCCAGGCATCTCTGCCTCAGCCAAACGAATCTCTTTTCGGCCAAACTCAGCCAAACCAATATCCTTAACCTTGTAAGGAAGTTTCTCTTTTACCTTCTGTGCCATGAATGTTAATCCTTAATTTCCGTTTTGTGAAAGTCGTTAAAAATACAAGTTTTATGCGTAGTACTCAACAGTATTACTATAAAATAGATTCAAACAAAAACTACATCTTCTTATGTTCCTCAATAATCTTTTTAAGTTTCTCATAATCACCCTGCGGACCTGAGGTTCCCATCGACTTTTCGATAAAATTTCCAGCTGTATCCACATATACCTTATATGGAATGCCTTGAACCCCTAATTTTTGATGTAAGTTATTGGAGTCCATGAGATATTCAAAGGTATAATCGTTGTTTTTAGCAAATTCTTGAGCATCCTCCCTTGTATCTGTAAACCCAGGTGTTACGGCCAGTACTACAAACCTATCGGGATATTCTTCTTGAACCTTTTGCATCGTCGGGAAACTTGCCAGGCAAGGCTTGCACCAGGTCTCCCAGAAATCAATGAGCACCACCTTACCTTCAAAATCAGATATTGACACTTCATTTCCTTCAAGATCAGTAAATGTTGCCTGCTCTACATAATCAGCATCTGTTAGATTTTCTTTAGCTTCCGTTGTGGGATTTTCAGTTTTGTTCGTCTCAGTTTCATTATTCCCACAAGATAACATCGTTACTGCACATAAAATTACAAGGACCCAAGATTTTCTCTTTCTCATAAAAAAGCTTTTCAAATTCATTTTAGTAGATCGTTAACAGAATAACCAAAATAAGCATTCACGACACTTATCTAATAATTTTCTTTACGCTCCGAAATAATTAAACAAAATAGTCCATATAGTTTCTATTTTTAGGATATAACGTTTTAAAATTAACTTTATTCGGTTTTTATTATTTCTGGGTAAAAAAAGTACTACTCTACCTTATTTGAGAGTATATTGTATATGTAAGTCCAATACTAACATCACTTTGCGACTATGACACACATATACAAACACTTACTCATACTGGGCTTTACCTTACTGTTTTCATATGAAGTTTCAGCCCAGTTTACAGTATCCGGTACTATTATAGATGAACGTACTGGAGACGTACTTGTAGGGGCAAATATTTTCCATGCCGAAACAAGTAGAGGCACCACAACTGATGTTGATGGTCAATTTACCATTGAATTACCCGGCAACGAAGCGGTGCTTCGCATTAGCTATGTTGGCTATATTGCTAAAAATGTAGATGTAGATGCAAGCTCTGATAACATAACGGTAGAACTGGCACCTGATGTAGCAAACCTCGAAGAGGTTGTTG belongs to Fodinibius sp. Rm-B-1B1-1 and includes:
- a CDS encoding MFS transporter — its product is MSLPKQKAKELISSPYAWLVLGLLTLIYISSFVDRQIIAVLAPSIQDALSLSNFQVGILYGTAFSFIYALCGIPMGRLADIYSRKLMIIAGLVVWSLMTIVSGFATSLTFLIVARFFVGISQSALSPAVYSLLSDYFKPEQRGTVFSIYAAGIFLGIGISFLVGGSIAQAYDWRTSLISVGAPGLLIAVVAWVVIKEFPRGITESPKNKRYDTEQSFGDVVRYIIRKKTVRYHFLGFSFMAFTGYTILGFVGKVLTDIHGAGSLIPQYGWFMMATGLSVMASGKAADWLAQKFEASYRFVPGVVAALACLPFYYFGLFAESAMVALILIGLANIISSSYNGIAAAILQYLVKPNMRALASGLYLFVISVVGFGIGPPLTGWLMDTIFTGDYGTAKALMTVFSFCGVLATIFFWLAMQHYTQDEEIE
- the ahcY gene encoding adenosylhomocysteinase, with translation MAQKVKEKLPYKVKDIGLAEFGRKEIRLAEAEMPGLMALREEYAEEQPLKGARIAGCLHMTVQTAVLIETLVELGAEVQWSSCNIFSTQDHAAAAIADQDIPVYAWKGMNEEEFWWCIEQTLFFEDGEPLNMILDDGGDLTKLVHEDYPELLDGINGISEETTTGVNRLYKMAKNGTLGAPAINVNDSVTKSKFDNKYGCRESCVDAVKRATDIMLAGKVAVVAGYGDVGKGSAASLRGAGARVIVTEIDPICALQAAMEGYEVMKMDDAVKEADIVVTATGNKDIITERHFKNMKDKTIVGNIGHFDNEIDVAWLKENAERDNIKPQVDLFKLNENGKEIILLSEGRLMNLGNATGHPSFVMSNSFTNQTLAQIALWNRPEDFNLEVSVLPKDLDEKVARLHLKKIGVELDELSDEQAEYIDVPKEGPYKPDHYRY
- a CDS encoding TlpA disulfide reductase family protein; protein product: MRKRKSWVLVILCAVTMLSCGNNETETNKTENPTTEAKENLTDADYVEQATFTDLEGNEVSISDFEGKVVLIDFWETWCKPCLASFPTMQKVQEEYPDRFVVLAVTPGFTDTREDAQEFAKNNDYTFEYLMDSNNLHQKLGVQGIPYKVYVDTAGNFIEKSMGTSGPQGDYEKLKKIIEEHKKM
- the gldC gene encoding gliding motility protein GldC: MADNKKEISITVELDDNNVPEKIDWNATDKEGEGIANCKAMLLSMWDPEQQDTLRLDLWTKEMTKEEMKIFFHQTLVTMADTLENSTEEEGMAEDMRDFTSYFAEKMEIVD
- the nth gene encoding endonuclease III — protein: MAKTKQYEDLPKLPEKTDEEKARAQEILDQLYKHYPNPHCALDHRNPFELLCATILSAQCTDVRVNKVTPDLFEAYPTPEAMAEAPIQELEELVRSTGFYRNKAKALKQSSQTIVEKHDGEIPQNIDDLLEFYGVARKTANVVLGNAFNINVGVVVDTHVRRFSNRYGLTEHEKNTDKIERDLMALFPREHWTNLSHLMIHHGRNACKARISEPPDHPLCENYGIHCECQAMRKE
- the amrB gene encoding AmmeMemoRadiSam system protein B, translating into MSEEKLFSSKIDPIPPLRRDLQIIPVQDNGTALLYFHDQRGYTTPDFALKREAQQLLSLFDGQKSINDLESHLGNGIGKDDLLDFIQLLDQNRVLDSAYFGNHAEKVEADYESADIHKSVTAGGSYPADAEELQHYLDEAFAKHAENISPASSAKALYAPHIDPRVALDSYVKAFAPIRNLKPKRVIILATSHYAGLYPDLYQNAPFILVDKDFKMPLGTIPRDQEAIEELPRSASDLGISFHDRAHRMEHSIELHLLFLSYLWNHNYEIVPFVVRGFDDLYYMKEGQLGKQLDNFSNLLQKRFGDDEETFFLISGDLAHFGKKFGDESPAQTMFDDVEHFDNKFLDYGSNNDRESMLTLMKEGYDPYRICGFPPLYTFLQSMPDLKGDILSYDLWDERERDSAVTFGSILYQ